In the genome of Pungitius pungitius chromosome 5, fPunPun2.1, whole genome shotgun sequence, the window aaaatagtcaagaCAACTAGAATGGATCCATAGCAGAATTCACAGGGATGCCAAAGACATGGTGCCGTGTATTTTTAGATGTGAAACTACATTTGACGTTTTGGACAGCTAAAGCAGTGGCTGCTGATGCGATGGAGTTGGTTTTTAAGTTGATATACAAATCACCTAAAAGCTGCAAGGTATTTTGATATAGCATTAAGAATAGTTCCTATGCCCATACCTCAATTCATCGAGTGTCAGGCTGTTAAATCTCACCCGGGGAATGGCGTCCTGGATATCTGTTGAACAAATTACTTTAAGAATTTAACGATTCAGTTGAAATGCTGTTTAGGAAGTTAGCATATCTCCCCTGCCTTATATAACGGTAGTTAATTTCAACTTACCCGTTGATCCTGCATGTGTTAGTTTACCGTGGTTTGGTGGAGATTCAAATAGCAAAAGGTGACAGCCATTGTTGCTGGAAGGCGGAATGCTCTGGTGATCGGAGGACTGAAACTCCGAAGACATCTCTGTTCACATTGGTAATTAATCTATCGGTGCACTTtgttaagttaaaaatattCCTCCTCGAAGCTAGCATCGATAGCTAACATTAGCCAGTGAACTGTCGTTGGAGGTAAAGTTCTATCACCATGGAAACGTCATTCTGTGCTTATTTCCTTTCCAGCGTTAGGCTGTCAATAATTCGATGTAACTCGGTGCTAACACTTGAAAAAAATAGCATTGTCTGACTGGAGACGTTAGTCGGATATTTATTCCAGGAACGCTGATATTGAAAAGACAGCAAAATTAACGTTAGCGCCGACACTTTGAAATAATCGCCAAACATCCGCTTTCCTTCCGTACGGTCCATGACGCAACACCCCAGGGCGCGTGGGCGTTTCCCGCGGTGCATGCTGGTCATTGTCGTTTACCAACCAACTAGCGGTTGTTTGTTTATTCAGGGCGGACCCTTTCTTTTCAGCAGAGATCGAGGCTCTTGTTTTCAACATTTACCGACTATCGTCGTAACCAACATGGAAATGTGAAGAGCTGAAAACTGTAAATTATTTGCAGCGTTATTATTTCCTGCACGTCAGAGGCTCCTGGGCAGGGTGAGACGACGGTTTGTTGATTTACGACagaaagctaacgttagctaagttaaTATTAGCGAAATTTGTCATTATTAATTTTCTAATGCATTCAGCTTTGGGGAATTTATGGATGTTGTTGCTCACCCGAACGTATTATTTCACGATTCGACCAAACCTAACTGTCTAATTATACAGCGTCTTCTGGATTGCGTAATAGCAACCGAGGTGTACGTGACCTGTTTCCAGTTCCTCATTTTGAGATATTTACCCCAAAAGGAATGTCCACATTAACTTTGATTGGTTGAGTGTTATTGTGATTGTAATATTGCACACATTATTCACCTTACCAAGTTTACTGTGCTTACATAACTATGTTATAAttagaaaaaagggggggggggggtcactgataCGTGACTCCCAGTAGGTGTGGTGGGTGACATAATATTTACATACAGACTCTCTCGAAATATTTTGTATTCCAGGATGAGGGATCTTCACGGCATTGACAGCCTGCTCCTGACGGAATTGAAGTCATGTCGAGCAAAAGAGTACAACTTTCTTCCCAGAGAGACCGGCCTGCGGATGATGGAGTCCGCTCCCACTGAGGTGACCCACTGAGCCGCATCCGCTCTCTCTGCTGTGAGGGCCGGCTGATGGGATCTAATGCAcggttgtgtgttttcagaaCCCCAGTGGAGTTTCTGCCAAATGCAGAGACACCAGGGTGGAAGAACTGTGGGGTCTGACCAGTTTCTTTGGCTACAGAACTCAAACGTTTGTTCTGGCGGTCAATTTGCTTGATAGATTCCTCACTATCATGAAGGTAGGAACGTCACAAAGCACTTTCATTGTAATGTAAACAACTTCGGATGTTTTGTGTTACCAGTACGAAGCCAACACAACCGTATTGACTTTGTTCGACCTTGAATCGGGGGGGTATTGGCTCACACTTCTGTTGTGTCATCGTGTCAGGTGCAGCTCAAACACTTGCCCTGTATTGGAGTCAGCTGTCTCCACATTGCGGCGAAGATGGTCGAGGAAGAGAACAATGTCTCGCCCACCCATGAACTCATCCGTATCAGCCAAAGCAAGTTCACTGTGTCGGATCTGTGTCGCATGGAAAAGATTATCTCCGAGAAGCTCGGCGTGGAGCCCGAAGCGGTGACAGCTTTAACTTTTCTTCGCCTCTACTACCCCACCTTCACATTGCTGTCTGCTGGAAGGTAAAGATTTTCTACTTCTCTCCTATCACTGTAGATGCATTGCTCCCGTTGGCATGGAGTTGGTCAAATAGATTCTGCTTTTTGAGCTTTGTGCTGGCGGATCACACTAGGATTCCCTCTATATTTTAAGGGAGGAGATCCCAAGCATTGGGCGACTGGAAGCCCAGCTTAAAGCCTGCTTATGCCGACTTGTTTTCTCTAAAGCAAAAGTAAGAATTGTTCCAGGCGGCAATTTCACAGCATCGCAGCATCCACGCTTTCAGTCCCAGAACTTAACGATCCGTTCCTCTTCTCGTTTACAGCCATCCGTGCTGGCCCTGTCCCTCATTGCCCAGGAGCTTGAAGCCCCCCAGTTCATCACCCTGTCGAAGATTGTACAGCAATTCCAAAGACACCTAAAGGTACGAAAAGAGTAGCCCTGTAACAAGATATTTAATTATCATTTAActagtattttttttactttttatagtCTGCATATAGCAAAAACTTCACTCAAATCCTCACCCCTCCAATCCTGTTATCTCTTCCGTCTCTCTGCTTTATTGTATGAATACTTTGAATTTCTGTAATTCGCCATGTCATTGTCACTGCCTGGTGCCATGCGCGCACGGTATGTGCAAGAACCCTTGTTGATGACATCATAGTTGAAGAATTTCTCTTGTCTGCCGCTTCTcaaatgtttcctgtttgtCTCCTCCCCAGATCAGCGACGGCGAGCTGCTCCACTGGAAGGAGCTTGTGGCCAAATGCATGACTGAATACTGCTCCAGCGAATGTAACAAACCAGACAACAAAAAGCTGGTTTGGATCGTGTCCAGGAGAACGGCTCAAAACCTTCAGGCCAACCACTTCAGTGTGCCCGCCCTGCCGACTATTCCTGAGGCGATCCGGGACGAGAGTGAGAGGTTAATAATCCACTTTCCCCATTTCCTTCATGCTGAATTCCAAAAAGTCAAACTGCAGTGGTAATGAGATATTGAGGAAACGGTCATGCCTGACTGCCAACAGACACATTGTAAGTCCTGAAACTCGCGATCTAGCAAACTTGCCGATGCTAACGGTAATAAATcacaatacgtttttttttgttgagttggACTGGATCCATAAATGGCTCAATTAGTTAAAATCTTGATTTGCTTTCATTTATCAGATCACTTGTGATATATCTTTGAACAATGGCTGCAACTAGCACTTGCTTTGTTTAATCATCCAGTGATTAGTTATTTAGTCTATAAAATGTCAGGCCACCACAGTTTAACAGAACCGGAGTTGACGTcttcaaatgtctttttctgTATGATCAAGTGTAAATGGCCTCCTCTTGTCTCATAGTGAGGACTCCTGTGAGGACATGAGCTGTGGAGAGGACAGCCCATGCGGCTCACCAGGAAGTGACGGCGAAGGGGCCTACTTCCCGTCCACTTTTCTCCAACGCCAAAAGTGACGCTTCCTCAATGTGCAGAAGCCACGTCTGCTTGTTTGTCCCTGATTGTATCCGATTGAAGGTAGTCACCCCGTTTCTTAGCAACCTTAGGTTTCACTTGTCGTAACACCTCAGGTACGGCATGTGGCAGGTTTTAAATCATCAAGTGCCTGTGTTGATTCAGTTTACTGTCAGTCTCTTTTTCTGTGTTGATTGCATTGCAATATCTTGGCAGCTTGATGGTGAGGCGTCTcaattttctctctttcccgagatgttctctttgtgtttgtttgtgtccgaGCTCGGGCACATTCATGCAAAATCAGTGGAGCACAAAGGACAACTTGTGTCGGTCATAGACTCCCTCTTGACTGTCACACTAGCACATCCACCATCTTTTTTTACACCTGTTTTTCTACTCACTATAATACATGTATGCAGGATCCTGCTCGAATATGTTACACATATGCACCCAATCCTAATGTGACTTATAGCACATCTCAGTGTGAAAATACCAGACTGTTAGTGCATggatacatttaaatatgtgaTTATGAACACATTATGTCcatgttttttaaaccaatataagcttattgtaaaaaaaatgtttaaaaaaatatttataaaatgtagaaaaaaaagagaatcgtTGTGTGAACCCTACATAATGTGTGTTGTATGTGGAAGATGTTGGATGCGAGAAATAACACTTCCAAATAAATTAAGTGCTTTTTATCCTCTTATTTCTTCTGTTTCAGTTCTGTTCGCTTGTGTTTTAAATGGTGCACCGGTGGTCAACTGGGTTGCAGCATTGATATTGCATGGTAACTCATTAAGACCAATGTGAAACGCTGACGTATTCTGACTTTAAAGTCATATACAGAAGATGATTTTGTCATGCTTTAAAATGCTCAGGTGTCCTCATGACACAAACTGCATGTATAATGGATGAGAATTCCTTTTATATCTTGCAGCGATTATGCTGTTAAGCATTAGTTATGCTTCAAACATATATGTTCTGTTGCAAGTTCATGCATCTGcctatttcacaataaaatgtgttttattaataCAATTTCTGATGCATTAATGCGTACATCATTATAATGTTATAGATCGATCTGATTTCAATTACTAAATTCACTGCTCCATAtcttaatatacattttatagatATAATCTGAATCTACACTCTAAACTAGTAACTAGCTGTGATCGAGATGTGAACATTTCTTTCTGTACACTAGGAATTACTAAAGTAAAATACAAAAcccgatttaatttaaaaattcagTGGTGGAATAAATACTTAAGTATAACACTATCAACATATATCACATTATCACAATTCAGATATACTTAGATACAAAAAAAGGTCGTGCATTGAAGTGTTACCATCTGGTACCAAAAGTAAGAATGGcgcatttcaaattaaattatgtTATATTTTCGAATTATAATAATCAATGCGTCTGTGCATTAGTTGTGTCGTTGTTGTGTATCTGGTACTGTTCAGGTAAAGGAggatttccttttgttttaactatagaacattttattattggACAAGCTTCCCTCCATGCAGCGAAGCCTGTCTCACTGTGCGCGTTcgcgcgtgcgtgtttgtgcgtgggGATGgtgatgctgctggtggaggaaggGGCTTGTCTTGTACCTCCGCTGGGCGTGTTGACACGCATTCCTGGCTCTCCATCTCCATGATTAAACCGGCGGTCCGGAGGCGAGTCGCCGCGCAGCGTGCAGCAGCGGccgcagcaggagaagcagtCGCGGGGCAATGAGAGTGGACCGAACCGCGGCATCTCCACCATGCAGCCGACTTGCACCGCCGGCCGtcctctcttttttatttaaggaTTGCACGAGCACCGGAGTGGCCGTTCGTGTGTTCCTCGCGGACGCGCGGTGAGCCGACCCGGCCGACGACAACACAGGCCAACGCCTCGCTGCAGCTACGTTACAGGGAATGAAAACGCACCCAAGATGGTCCGCATCGCCAAGGCCCTGGGGTTGGTTATCCTGTGCGTCGCCGTGCTCATACTGTCGCTCATCAGCTATGTGTCCCTCAGAAAAGACAGTCTCTTTGGCTCCTCCAAATATTACATGGGAGGCCCGAGGATCATGTTCCACGCAGGGTTTCGGTGAGTGTTAATCGCAGTGGGGATGcagattcttgttgttgttgttgttgttgtggttgtggcTGTGAATTGAACACACACGGCTGAGTTGGGCCTTGTGTGCACCATTCAACCTGCGTGCGTGATGTGCCAGCTCAACTCGTCACTTTCCCCATCAATTTGGGCCGAAAGCTTCCCCTCAATCAAACGGTGAGCTGTCCAGGTGCTGATGCTGTTGCCATGGGCGATGCATGTGTAAAATACAGCGCAGGGAGGTGCTTGGACTACAAATGGTTGCTTTATCAGCAACATCGCATCCAATTGAGGCGCCTCAAAGGTACATTTACCAATTGAATTTTACGTTCAATTCGGAAATACTAAATAGTAATGTGTTTTCATTAGATTTTTCTCTATACTTCACCCCTCTCAAAGAGATATTTGATTACAGTCCACTTGCTTTACATCCATCTAATCTGGCATTTGAAATGTTAGTAAATTGTCTATAAAGGGATGGTGTTTCATCCAATGCAGACCTTTTCCAGAAGGTATAAGCTTCTCTAAGGGGTTAAACCAGTCAAAGGGATTTTCAACAATTTAACAACCCACGAGTTGTTGACCCAAAAGATCAGATTAATAAATCATAGAAGGATTAATTGCTTCACATATATTTAAATGGGTTTCCgttgaaatattaaaacacaagGACACCTCAGAGAATCTCCTGAATCCTTTTGTATCCCTTTGTGAAACAAGacgaacacaaaaacaaacacaaaggaggATGATACATATTTCTTATGGTTTTCAGGTCTCAGTTTGCCATGAATTTCCTGGACCCCTCCTTCATCCCGTTAACCAACGCCCTGAATGAGGAGCTCCAAGGAAAACCGTCCAAATGGAAGTTCAACAAGACGGCTTTTCATCTGCAGAAGTGAgagacaaaatatttttaagtctgcctcttctttttcttctatttgtCTTCCTGTTGGATAATCAGTAGGTGTTGCTCTGTTTCAGTTAAAGCTCTTATACGTCAAAGGCCACCGGAGGACAAACAGTTCATGAGGAATTTGTGTCTTACTTGAGTCTTTTCATTCCAAATTTGACTTCTACGCCAATAACTATTTTAATGTCTGAATgcctttgtttaaaaatggagATTTATGCATATAAGAGCTCTAAATcaatcaaaatacatttaaatggaattgctacaataatgacattttcataatttccaCTTTTCAGATGTGAGAAGTTGctgctttcccttttttaataatttgCGGTTTGAAATGTTGGTTGAAAAAACAAAGGATTGTGAAGGTGTCCCTTTGGGTAATTGTGGTGCATTTGTCACTATTTTTAGAAGTGTTATAAACCAAACGACTAATCCACTAATGGAGAAAACAATCAGCAGATGAATTAATATTATAAATCATTTTCAGTGCTACACTAAGAAGTAATAAATGAGCTTGATCTCAAACGGctacaacaatgagatcctgctTTTACACATGAACGTATGAATAATAATACTCTACACCATTTCTACACCATTTCTACACCATATTTCTGTCTCCTTTCAGGAAGGACATCTTCAGCTACATCGACATTCCCACCAACTTCTCCCTCACGAAGAGCAGCGTGCGCGTCGGCCAGCTGATGCACTTCGACTACTCCAGCCACAAGTACGTCTTCTCCATCAGCAACAACCTGAAGTCCCTGCTGCCGGACGCCTCCCCCATCCGCAACAAGCACTACAGCGTGTGCGCCGTGGTGGGCAACAGCGGCATCCTGACCGGAAGCCACTGCGGCCCGGAGATCGACCAGGCCGACTTTGTCTTCCGCTGCAACTTCGCCCCCACGGAGGTGTACTCCAAGGACGTGGGCAAGAAGACCAACCTCACCACCTTCAACCCCAGCATCCTGGAGAGGTACTACAACAACCTGCTGACCATCCAAGACAGGAACAATTTCTTCCTCAACCTGAAGAAGCTGGAGGGAGCCATCCTGTGGATCCCGGCCTTCTTCCTGCACACGTCGGCCACGGTGACCAGGACCCTGGTGGACTTCTTTGTGGAGCACAAGGGGCAGCTGAAGGTCGAGCTGGCCTGGCCGGGAAACATCATGCACGACGTCAACAAGTAAGAGTGTCGATCTAATCGGGACTGAATGGAAAGTTTAAACCGGGCCACGGCTTTTGGAGTTTAAATTTAACAGTTAAAAAACGTATGCATGGTAACTTTAGTTTAATTATTGATCATTTGACTACTTTGGGGCCAGACATTTTACTTCATTTGGGCTAATATTAACATGATATAGTCAAACTGATGTTAAATAGCATAAATTCTTTTCATAGCACGATATCCGgcactaaaaaaaatgtaaccacCATTTAGACCTTCATCATTGAATATGAAATATCCAGTTGACTTAAATGACAGTTACATATTTGGTCGCTGGGATGGTAGGAGAAACAAGCAATACAGGATTGAACATCAGAGGACGCCTTCTAAATGGAAATGGCCAAAACCGTTCCCTGTTTACACATCCAACAGTGTGTCAACCACTCACTAACACTAACGTTACTCTGAGATTTAGGGAAGTAGAAATATATAGTTGCATAAAAAATAGAGAGTAATTGCAAGTATCTCAAATGTGCAAATTAAACAAAGGACTATccttgagtaaatgtactttgTTACATTCCACCCCTGCATACACTCATTAGGGAAGTGGGATTATGGTGGATTACGGTGAGGAAGGATTCATCTtttaatgctgcttttttaaagcAATGTCTGATTTCGGATGGTTGACTtgtgtgtcccccccacccccaccccctcccgccCACAGATACTGGAAGACTAAGAACCTCTCCCCGAAGCGCCTCAGCACGGGGATCCTCATGTACACGCTGGCGTCCGCCATGTGCGACGAGATCCACCTCTACGGCTTCTGGCCCTTCGGCTGGGACCCCAACACGGGCAACGACCTGCCTTACCACTACTACGACAAGAAGGGGACCAAATTCACCACCAAGTGGCAGGAGACCCACCAGCTGCCCAGCGAGTTCAAGCTGCTCTACAAGCTGCACAGGGACGGCGTGATCAAACTCAGCCTGACGCACTGCTCCTAGGCTTCTTTAaccagaggcgggggggggggggggggggtgtgtgactCCAGAGATCCGCTCCCGCTGTGATCCGCGATGCATGCTTAAGTGTTCGGGCAGTTTACGACGCCCCTCGCGttccaacaacacacacacacacgccacgcTGCCCGGCGTCGTCACTCATTTATACTCATATATTcgtgtgtgtggttgtcttCGGCGCTGCTCTGTTGCTTCCACGGCTCTCCTTTGCACGGCTGCACGCTCACGACTGTCGGGGGAAGAGGGTGGGGGTTGATCTTCCAGTTGGGTTTAACACAGTGTTGATTGAGTCTGTGCACTGAAATCACTGCCTAATCTCAGGGATGGAGTTAGTTCAGTGTTTTTCTGCAATCAGATCCAAGGCCTCACAGAGAGgtgcatttcctgttt includes:
- the LOC119225195 gene encoding cyclin-G2-like; the protein is MRDLHGIDSLLLTELKSCRAKEYNFLPRETGLRMMESAPTENPSGVSAKCRDTRVEELWGLTSFFGYRTQTFVLAVNLLDRFLTIMKVQLKHLPCIGVSCLHIAAKMVEEENNVSPTHELIRISQSKFTVSDLCRMEKIISEKLGVEPEAVTALTFLRLYYPTFTLLSAGREEIPSIGRLEAQLKACLCRLVFSKAKPSVLALSLIAQELEAPQFITLSKIVQQFQRHLKISDGELLHWKELVAKCMTEYCSSECNKPDNKKLVWIVSRRTAQNLQANHFSVPALPTIPEAIRDESESEDSCEDMSCGEDSPCGSPGSDGEGAYFPSTFLQRQK
- the LOC119224727 gene encoding sia-alpha-2,3-Gal-beta-1,4-GlcNAc-R:alpha 2,8-sialyltransferase-like — its product is MVRIAKALGLVILCVAVLILSLISYVSLRKDSLFGSSKYYMGGPRIMFHAGFRSQFAMNFLDPSFIPLTNALNEELQGKPSKWKFNKTAFHLQKKDIFSYIDIPTNFSLTKSSVRVGQLMHFDYSSHKYVFSISNNLKSLLPDASPIRNKHYSVCAVVGNSGILTGSHCGPEIDQADFVFRCNFAPTEVYSKDVGKKTNLTTFNPSILERYYNNLLTIQDRNNFFLNLKKLEGAILWIPAFFLHTSATVTRTLVDFFVEHKGQLKVELAWPGNIMHDVNKYWKTKNLSPKRLSTGILMYTLASAMCDEIHLYGFWPFGWDPNTGNDLPYHYYDKKGTKFTTKWQETHQLPSEFKLLYKLHRDGVIKLSLTHCS